A window of the Leptospira bourretii genome harbors these coding sequences:
- the leuD gene encoding 3-isopropylmalate dehydratase small subunit — translation MNSKKWTIHTGVPVSIPREDIDTDQILPKQFMKLIDKKGFGKHLFFDWRYLDLEGKIPNPEFVLNQEEFKNASVLIAGKNFGCGSSREHAPWALSDFGFRAILAPSFADIFSINSAKNGIALVRLKEEEIHFINEWVSKNLGSQIRINLENLEVQAGDQTFHFHLDFASINRIRNGWDDIDITLKNSKEILEFEQIRRKEKSFLEVYW, via the coding sequence ATGAATTCAAAAAAATGGACAATCCATACAGGAGTTCCTGTGTCAATCCCAAGAGAGGATATTGATACGGACCAAATACTTCCAAAACAATTTATGAAATTGATCGATAAAAAAGGTTTTGGAAAACATTTATTTTTTGATTGGAGGTATTTAGATTTAGAAGGAAAGATTCCTAATCCTGAATTTGTTTTGAACCAGGAAGAATTTAAAAATGCAAGTGTGCTCATCGCTGGAAAAAACTTCGGTTGCGGTTCGAGTAGAGAACATGCACCTTGGGCACTTTCTGATTTTGGGTTCCGTGCGATTTTGGCTCCTTCTTTTGCTGATATATTTTCTATCAATTCGGCAAAGAATGGGATTGCTCTTGTTCGTTTGAAAGAAGAAGAAATCCACTTTATCAATGAATGGGTTTCAAAAAATTTGGGATCTCAAATTCGAATCAATTTAGAAAATTTGGAAGTCCAAGCAGGAGACCAAACATTCCACTTCCATTTGGATTTTGCTTCTATCAATCGGATTCGAAACGGTTGGGATGATATCGATATCACTCTAAAAAATTCAAAAGAGATCTTGGAATTTGAACAGATCCGTAGAAAAGAAAAATCTTTTTTGGAAGTGTATTGGTAA
- a CDS encoding SpoIIE family protein phosphatase — protein sequence MAQFLTFVRSLFQSPANVELRYQRYYVATNSIYVLAGLIHFAFIFFFSAVGTLEMALFNLGSVIWFAFTIWINRKKYLFTSLYLCFSEVFLHALAATYFFGWGAGYQYYMMLFATGIFLLPPGKNFLKFGSIVIGCLLFASTYYYSMSYPPIYHWTPNFLALINVSNIIFSTLFHAGFAYYFTLAANIAEDSLEIENKAQTAFFQNISHELRTPLTLIAGPSESALKRSEGLSPSEVKVIVNQSRRLTRLVNQLLDLQKITSGRMELRKISLPLGDFLIQISENFTAYVKRKNISFELALCEETLFVNVDPEQIDKCIFNYLSNSIKFTGEGGKIRLELQRKENEAIVSVRDSGIGMEESQIRRLFSRFGISEASLTREQEGTGLGLALVKELVELHGGKVGVESELGKGSHFYFTLPLCENHNIEQQTNIQRYFPTRHEYIPEEVTHPPIFPETINTKNNIKLLIVEDNPDLRSYLGSILTRVGFHVLVAADGLAGLETVLSESPDLVITDLMMPNLSGLDLIREIRKKEHLHSLPIILLTAKADETTRKEVHGEGADIYLSKPFLESELLSVIRNALRLKEKEFYLREELTRGIRIQKKLLPELQYDHTLISTELKFLPSDGIAGDYYIVQELGEGKTFLFLADVSGHGFAAGMISAMLHFVLQLPDTPKNNPSACLECLNTYLFGNTAGLFVTAVAVVLDSKHHKIIWSKAGHEDIYFGSKDKVSPLVGKGKPLGILPKWEGENNEVNFSLGDKLFLFSDGIFDVRSKNQTLFRDSGFLEWSKQKELWKEKSSLEILTKMAKEHQSSEKFEDDVTLLSVEFLK from the coding sequence CTTTGGAAATGGCACTCTTTAATCTAGGAAGTGTGATTTGGTTTGCGTTTACAATCTGGATCAACCGCAAAAAATATTTATTCACTTCTTTGTATCTTTGTTTTTCAGAGGTCTTTCTCCATGCTTTAGCGGCAACGTATTTTTTTGGATGGGGGGCAGGTTACCAGTATTATATGATGCTTTTTGCAACGGGTATCTTTCTCCTACCTCCTGGAAAAAACTTTCTCAAATTTGGAAGTATTGTCATCGGTTGTTTACTCTTTGCTTCTACTTATTATTATTCAATGTCGTATCCGCCAATTTACCATTGGACACCGAATTTTCTTGCACTCATCAATGTATCCAACATCATATTCTCTACTCTATTTCATGCAGGTTTTGCTTATTACTTTACCCTGGCAGCAAACATTGCTGAGGATTCTTTAGAAATAGAAAACAAAGCCCAAACCGCATTTTTCCAAAACATATCTCATGAATTAAGAACCCCTCTTACATTAATTGCAGGACCTTCTGAATCTGCGCTAAAGCGTTCAGAAGGCCTATCTCCTTCAGAAGTGAAAGTCATCGTAAACCAATCAAGACGTCTCACTCGTTTGGTGAACCAACTTCTTGATTTACAAAAAATTACATCAGGTAGAATGGAACTTCGAAAAATTTCACTTCCGTTAGGTGATTTTTTAATTCAAATTTCCGAAAATTTTACAGCTTACGTAAAAAGAAAAAATATAAGTTTCGAACTCGCATTATGTGAAGAAACTTTATTTGTCAATGTAGACCCTGAACAAATTGACAAATGTATTTTCAATTACCTTTCTAACTCGATTAAATTTACAGGAGAGGGTGGAAAGATCCGGTTGGAATTACAAAGAAAAGAAAACGAAGCCATTGTTTCTGTTCGAGATTCTGGGATTGGAATGGAAGAAAGCCAAATCCGAAGATTGTTTTCTCGATTTGGAATCAGCGAAGCATCACTCACAAGGGAACAAGAAGGAACAGGTTTAGGCCTGGCCTTAGTAAAGGAATTAGTGGAACTCCATGGGGGAAAAGTTGGTGTAGAAAGCGAACTGGGCAAAGGTTCACATTTTTATTTTACTTTGCCTTTATGCGAAAATCACAATATAGAACAACAAACAAATATCCAACGTTACTTCCCTACCCGACATGAATATATACCAGAAGAGGTAACACATCCACCAATATTTCCAGAAACAATCAATACCAAAAACAACATTAAACTACTGATAGTCGAAGATAATCCCGATTTACGCTCTTATTTAGGATCAATTTTAACTCGAGTAGGTTTTCATGTTTTGGTTGCGGCAGATGGTTTGGCGGGACTCGAAACTGTATTATCCGAATCTCCAGATTTAGTCATTACCGACTTAATGATGCCAAACTTAAGTGGACTTGATTTAATTCGTGAAATCCGAAAAAAAGAACACCTCCACTCTCTTCCGATCATTTTACTCACTGCCAAAGCAGACGAAACCACAAGAAAAGAAGTTCATGGAGAAGGAGCAGATATTTATTTATCCAAACCATTTTTAGAATCAGAACTTTTGAGTGTGATTCGAAATGCGTTACGTTTAAAGGAAAAAGAATTTTATCTCAGGGAAGAACTAACCCGTGGTATCCGAATTCAAAAAAAACTTTTGCCTGAGTTACAATATGATCATACTTTGATCTCTACCGAATTAAAATTCCTGCCTAGTGATGGAATTGCAGGTGATTACTACATTGTACAAGAATTAGGTGAAGGAAAAACTTTTTTATTCCTAGCGGATGTTTCAGGACATGGTTTTGCAGCAGGTATGATATCTGCAATGTTACACTTTGTACTACAACTTCCAGATACACCTAAAAACAACCCCTCTGCCTGTTTGGAATGTCTAAACACTTATTTATTTGGAAACACAGCCGGTTTATTTGTCACTGCTGTTGCCGTAGTTTTAGATTCGAAACATCACAAAATAATTTGGTCTAAAGCAGGCCATGAAGATATTTATTTCGGGTCAAAAGATAAAGTTTCGCCTTTGGTAGGCAAAGGAAAACCTCTAGGGATCCTTCCTAAATGGGAAGGAGAAAATAACGAAGTTAATTTTTCGTTAGGTGATAAACTATTTTTATTTTCTGATGGGATCTTTGATGTTCGCTCTAAAAACCAAACTTTGTTTAGAGATTCTGGATTTTTGGAATGGAGCAAACAAAAAGAACTTTGGAAAGAAAAATCTTCTCTTGAAATTTTAACAAAAATGGCAAAAGAACACCAAAGTTCAGAGAAATTCGAGGATGATGTGACTCTTCTCTCAGTCGAATTTTTGAAATAA
- a CDS encoding ester cyclase has translation MDVLEKNKNIVKRFNKEVIQNCNEVSFKELMHVNFVNRSAPENANDSNAMWNTFSSVLKPAFPDLTVEIYEQVAEGDKVTTRKAITGTHEGVLMGIAPTQKKIRIDVIDIVRLQEGKYIEHWGLNTLQTVLAELRSA, from the coding sequence ATGGACGTTTTAGAAAAAAACAAAAACATCGTTAAACGATTCAACAAAGAAGTCATTCAAAACTGCAATGAAGTTAGCTTTAAAGAACTAATGCACGTAAACTTCGTCAATCGTTCCGCACCTGAAAATGCAAATGATTCGAATGCAATGTGGAATACGTTCAGTTCGGTGTTAAAACCTGCCTTTCCCGATCTAACCGTAGAAATTTATGAACAAGTTGCCGAAGGAGATAAGGTGACAACACGTAAAGCCATCACAGGAACTCACGAAGGAGTTCTCATGGGGATTGCTCCCACTCAGAAAAAAATTAGAATTGATGTCATTGATATTGTACGTTTGCAAGAAGGTAAATATATCGAACACTGGGGGCTCAATACATTACAAACAGTTCTCGCCGAACTAAGGTCAGCATAA
- the leuC gene encoding 3-isopropylmalate dehydratase large subunit, whose amino-acid sequence MRQTLYDKIWESHRILENADSETILYVDRHILHEVTSAQAFEGLRTKNRDVRRKDLTFGVVDHNVSTRDRKNRDAAGPVSRLQIDTMEKNCKDFGIRLFGPEDPEQGIVHVVGPELGFTTPGSVIVCGDSHTATHGAFGALAFGIGTSEVEHVLATQTLKQAKTKSMLVRFVGTPGFGITAKDVVLALISKMGTAGGRGYTLEYSGEWIRSLSMEGRMTLCNMSIEAGARASLIAPDQITFDYLKDRKLVPKGKSFEEAVEYWKTFFTDKDAVFDEMIELDISNIEPQVTWGTNPSQTLPITGVVPGPYEFQEKRARETAENTLEYMDLKPGTPMSEINIDKVFIGSCTNARIEDLRSAAEVAKGKKVHPKVQALVVPGSGSVKRQAEREGLDQIFKEAGFEWREPGCSLCLAMNDDVLKPGERCASTSNRNFEGRQGRGGRTHLVSPSMAAAAAVAGKLIDVRKLK is encoded by the coding sequence ATGAGACAAACTCTATACGACAAAATTTGGGAAAGTCATCGGATCTTAGAGAATGCAGATTCTGAAACAATTTTATATGTGGATCGTCATATCCTCCATGAAGTGACTTCTGCCCAAGCATTCGAAGGATTAAGAACGAAGAATAGAGATGTGAGAAGGAAGGATCTTACCTTTGGAGTTGTGGATCATAATGTTTCCACAAGAGATCGTAAAAACAGAGATGCTGCAGGACCTGTCTCCCGATTGCAGATTGATACAATGGAGAAAAATTGCAAAGATTTTGGAATCCGTTTGTTTGGTCCAGAAGATCCCGAACAAGGGATCGTACATGTAGTTGGTCCTGAATTAGGATTTACCACTCCTGGATCTGTCATCGTATGCGGAGATTCTCATACAGCAACGCATGGAGCCTTTGGTGCATTGGCTTTTGGAATCGGTACCAGTGAAGTAGAACATGTGCTTGCGACACAAACCTTAAAACAAGCAAAAACAAAATCGATGTTAGTTCGATTTGTTGGTACACCTGGTTTTGGAATCACTGCAAAAGATGTAGTTCTTGCACTCATATCCAAGATGGGAACTGCAGGTGGAAGGGGTTACACTTTAGAATATTCAGGTGAATGGATTCGTTCTCTATCTATGGAAGGTCGAATGACACTTTGTAATATGAGTATCGAAGCTGGCGCAAGGGCAAGTCTCATTGCTCCAGACCAAATCACCTTTGATTATTTGAAAGATAGAAAGTTAGTCCCTAAAGGAAAAAGTTTTGAAGAGGCAGTCGAATACTGGAAGACATTTTTTACAGATAAAGATGCAGTTTTTGATGAGATGATTGAATTAGATATTTCTAATATAGAACCCCAGGTCACGTGGGGAACCAATCCATCTCAGACTTTACCCATCACAGGAGTTGTTCCAGGTCCATATGAATTCCAAGAGAAACGGGCCAGAGAAACGGCAGAGAACACCTTGGAATATATGGATTTAAAACCGGGAACCCCTATGTCAGAGATTAACATCGATAAGGTGTTCATTGGATCTTGTACCAATGCAAGGATAGAAGACTTACGATCAGCAGCAGAAGTTGCGAAAGGAAAAAAAGTCCATCCAAAAGTGCAAGCTTTGGTGGTTCCAGGTTCAGGTTCAGTCAAACGTCAGGCAGAACGAGAAGGTTTGGATCAAATTTTCAAAGAAGCTGGATTTGAATGGAGAGAGCCTGGTTGTTCCCTTTGTCTTGCGATGAATGATGATGTATTAAAACCGGGAGAAAGATGTGCATCCACTTCCAATCGTAATTTCGAAGGAAGACAGGGCAGAGGAGGAAGAACTCATTTAGTGAGTCCTTCGATGGCAGCAGCAGCCGCAGTAGCGGGAAAATTGATAGATGTGAGGAAATTAAAATGA
- a CDS encoding LysR family transcriptional regulator gives MEFRQIVYFLEIADSGTFQKAATRLGLTQPALSKQIFLLEKELGVAVLERGGRSVRLTHEGERFYQYSVRMKELWEEIQIGFTKEKELKGNFSISAGGTVSAWILPQTLKEILIKRPGLSLSVREGDAKETKDAVLKGEVDLGILTGPISEPNLNILEFLSDKIFPVAAKDHPIFLKKKIKIEDLKKQSFVFFHPGSALRKAVEKKIKSFSKEFGSNIAMELRSVESVIKSLEAGLGIGFLSEYSINTKLQKIKFAEWNTERKFYLCYRKKSGPALAMLAEEILRAAEKWRVERETFSN, from the coding sequence ATGGAATTCAGACAGATCGTTTATTTTCTAGAAATTGCAGATTCAGGTACTTTCCAAAAAGCGGCAACGAGGTTGGGATTAACACAACCTGCACTCTCCAAACAAATTTTTCTTTTGGAAAAGGAATTAGGAGTCGCAGTTTTGGAAAGAGGAGGAAGGTCTGTTCGACTAACACACGAAGGTGAAAGATTCTATCAGTATTCAGTGCGAATGAAAGAATTATGGGAAGAAATACAAATTGGTTTTACTAAGGAAAAGGAACTAAAAGGTAACTTTTCTATTTCGGCAGGGGGAACAGTTTCTGCGTGGATCCTACCTCAAACCTTAAAGGAAATTTTAATAAAAAGACCAGGACTTTCTCTTTCTGTAAGAGAAGGAGATGCCAAGGAGACTAAGGATGCTGTATTAAAGGGAGAAGTAGACCTTGGGATTTTGACTGGCCCCATTTCTGAGCCTAACCTGAATATTCTGGAATTTTTATCTGATAAAATCTTTCCTGTGGCAGCAAAGGACCATCCAATCTTTCTTAAAAAGAAAATTAAAATCGAAGATCTAAAAAAACAATCCTTTGTATTTTTCCATCCAGGCTCTGCTCTTAGAAAGGCAGTGGAGAAGAAGATCAAATCTTTTTCGAAAGAATTTGGATCTAATATTGCTATGGAATTAAGAAGTGTAGAATCTGTTATCAAATCATTGGAAGCAGGACTTGGAATCGGTTTTTTATCAGAGTATTCCATTAACACCAAACTGCAAAAAATTAAATTTGCAGAATGGAACACAGAAAGAAAATTTTATCTCTGTTATCGCAAAAAATCTGGACCAGCACTTGCCATGCTCGCGGAAGAAATTTTAAGGGCCGCAGAAAAATGGAGAGTCGAAAGAGAAACCTTTTCCAATTAA
- a CDS encoding LA_0442/LA_0875 N-terminal domain-containing protein, giving the protein MKKIVPLLFPIFLFTNLSLHSETILLKSGEKWEGSILAQDKDSVTIKLADGNTKVLSKSVIRKVSFAKKTESSSPKIEPQVSEKDKKIKEEKELAEKQKLEEENLKAKEDKQKKREEQLSNAKRHYLEGSFGVGNGESQSELRPFFQTIQVAGVLFGGGQAEMLSTPYKTKNHNVTARLFYAWNRFTFEFRGTEAKGNLDVGGFQTLSYGGGGGSSSSSDNTANVLLGNGETKFQKVSSRVGFTPYPHSLLDLQILGGVERIWTKTNLEVDSLGGITATGINPNRVSYRDTSNSLKGYSFGIRFEWKFLERFTLQGQILHLDMQGPSSLRSNEFRLDSSPFRYSQFGLDYQWKSTGTEVNVKFSTKIKGDFSLFLEASNMTLNNKLQSGYITENEGGGNSDPSDIFLKVYGPQILIPILYDSKTILSYVQVGANYRFNF; this is encoded by the coding sequence ATGAAAAAAATTGTTCCTTTACTATTTCCAATCTTTCTTTTCACAAATTTATCTCTTCATAGTGAAACGATTCTACTCAAGTCGGGAGAAAAATGGGAAGGTTCCATCTTAGCCCAAGACAAAGATTCTGTGACGATCAAACTCGCAGACGGTAACACAAAAGTTCTTTCGAAATCGGTAATCCGAAAAGTTTCCTTTGCGAAAAAGACTGAATCCTCTTCTCCAAAAATCGAACCTCAAGTTTCGGAGAAGGATAAGAAAATCAAAGAAGAAAAAGAACTCGCAGAGAAACAAAAACTAGAAGAAGAAAATCTTAAAGCTAAGGAAGATAAACAAAAAAAGAGAGAGGAACAACTTTCCAATGCGAAACGTCATTATCTAGAAGGTTCCTTTGGGGTGGGAAACGGAGAAAGCCAATCGGAACTCCGTCCTTTCTTTCAAACCATTCAGGTTGCCGGTGTTCTATTTGGTGGTGGTCAAGCAGAAATGTTATCTACCCCATACAAAACCAAAAATCATAACGTTACCGCACGTTTGTTCTATGCATGGAACCGGTTTACCTTTGAATTCCGAGGAACGGAAGCAAAGGGCAATTTGGATGTCGGTGGATTTCAGACACTGTCTTACGGTGGAGGGGGTGGCTCTTCTTCCAGTTCAGACAATACAGCAAATGTTCTTCTCGGAAACGGAGAAACAAAATTCCAAAAAGTTTCTTCAAGGGTCGGTTTTACACCTTATCCTCATTCTTTGTTAGACCTGCAAATTCTAGGTGGGGTGGAGCGAATTTGGACAAAGACCAATCTAGAAGTAGATAGTCTCGGAGGGATTACCGCAACCGGGATCAATCCCAATCGAGTGAGTTATCGGGACACAAGCAATTCACTCAAAGGTTATAGTTTTGGAATTAGGTTTGAATGGAAATTTTTGGAAAGGTTCACCTTACAAGGACAGATTTTACATTTAGATATGCAGGGCCCATCTTCGCTTCGAAGCAACGAATTTCGATTGGATTCCTCTCCTTTTCGATATAGCCAATTTGGTTTGGACTATCAATGGAAATCGACAGGAACTGAAGTGAATGTGAAATTCTCCACGAAGATCAAAGGTGACTTCAGTTTATTTCTGGAAGCGAGCAACATGACTCTAAATAACAAATTGCAGTCAGGTTATATCACAGAAAACGAAGGAGGAGGAAATTCGGATCCGTCTGATATCTTTCTAAAAGTGTATGGACCTCAAATCTTAATTCCAATCTTATATGATTCGAAGACGATCTTGAGTTATGTTCAAGTAGGCGCCAATTATCGTTTTAACTTTTGA